Proteins from one Clostridiales bacterium genomic window:
- a CDS encoding O-antigen ligase family protein codes for MTDSILINLGLRFINALKYMLESSVIYNLFRVFFNWLVKDIKKSRFIGFICKDEKTSFYAKYSAILGNIQDVLSRFSVYCRNFYDQKKEMLHASKFFKMLTFISKDIIFALGVFVCLQMIIPESKWHNIYNILFIVFTVLVYLVKTTIDIRFNMNLNKIDVSILVFMATVLLAVFNSRFSIDSIKYLIFYVSIFLFGFILVNSIRNKYAFIKFVKFIVGMSVSICVFGVIQFILGIPVDPLLIDLNMGLMLSRVYSTLGNPNVYAGVLVLVLPYYMLLFLEFNNTRERILIALIGALALCNIALTYSRAAYVSAIVAIGTFLILKNRKMFPLVLIGMIIAIPYIPSNVLERLLTLGKDTSSKYRFDIWSTSFKIVKDNWFLGIGINIEKFKLLFTQYSKYSPPSHTHLFFLQIWLELGLLGLMSMIWMLLRLIKWALKILILETDNKMNNIIIANISAIAGIILFSFAENIGFSLRMLYMFWIAVMLLVVSLNISGKQYKKLDMQIIE; via the coding sequence ATGACAGATAGTATACTGATAAATTTAGGACTGAGATTTATAAATGCATTAAAGTACATGCTAGAGAGTAGTGTAATATATAATTTGTTTCGTGTTTTTTTCAATTGGCTGGTAAAAGATATAAAGAAAAGTAGGTTCATAGGATTTATATGCAAGGATGAAAAAACATCGTTTTACGCGAAGTATAGTGCAATCTTAGGGAATATACAAGATGTACTAAGTCGATTTAGCGTGTATTGCAGAAATTTTTATGATCAGAAAAAAGAGATGTTGCACGCAAGTAAGTTTTTTAAAATGCTTACGTTTATTAGTAAGGATATAATTTTTGCGTTGGGTGTGTTTGTTTGTTTGCAGATGATAATACCAGAGAGCAAGTGGCATAATATTTATAATATATTATTTATAGTATTTACTGTGTTAGTATATTTAGTTAAGACAACGATAGATATAAGATTTAATATGAATTTAAATAAAATAGATGTATCAATATTGGTATTTATGGCGACAGTTCTTTTGGCTGTGTTTAATTCCAGATTTAGTATAGATTCAATAAAATATTTAATTTTTTATGTATCGATATTTTTATTTGGGTTTATACTTGTTAATTCTATAAGGAATAAATATGCGTTTATTAAATTTGTAAAATTTATTGTAGGTATGTCGGTTTCGATATGTGTATTTGGTGTAATACAATTTATTTTGGGTATACCAGTAGATCCTTTATTGATAGATTTAAATATGGGACTAATGTTATCTAGAGTGTATTCTACATTAGGTAATCCTAATGTATATGCGGGAGTATTAGTATTAGTGTTGCCATATTACATGTTGTTATTTTTAGAATTTAATAATACTAGAGAGAGAATATTAATTGCTCTTATAGGTGCGCTTGCGTTGTGTAATATAGCATTGACTTATTCTAGAGCCGCATATGTTTCTGCGATAGTAGCTATAGGTACATTTTTAATTTTAAAAAATAGAAAGATGTTTCCATTAGTATTGATAGGAATGATTATTGCTATTCCGTATATTCCTTCTAATGTACTGGAAAGATTATTAACCTTGGGGAAAGATACATCTAGTAAATATAGATTTGATATATGGAGTACATCGTTTAAGATTGTAAAAGATAATTGGTTTTTGGGAATAGGTATAAATATAGAAAAATTTAAGCTATTGTTTACGCAATATTCAAAATATAGTCCACCATCACATACACATTTATTCTTTTTGCAAATATGGTTGGAATTAGGGTTATTGGGTTTAATGTCTATGATTTGGATGCTACTAAGGTTAATAAAGTGGGCTTTGAAAATATTGATATTAGAAACAGACAATAAAATGAACAATATAATAATCGCAAATATTTCGGCAATAGCAGGGATAATTTTGTTTAGTTTTGCAGAAAACATAGGTTTCAGTCTTAGAATGTTGTATATGTTTTGGATAGCTGTTATGTTGTTAGTGGTATCGTTAAATATATCTGGGAAGCAGTATAAAAAATTAGATATGCAAATTATAGAGTAG